A region of Planococcus sp. MSAK28401 DNA encodes the following proteins:
- the polX gene encoding DNA polymerase/3'-5' exonuclease PolX, with protein MNKKIIIRTLENIALYMELKGDNPFKVSAFRKAAQALELDQRSLDEIEDVTKLKGIGKGTGDVITELLTDGKSSVLEELQEEVPKGLVPMLKLQGLGGKKIAKLYKELGVDSMESLKQACIDGRVQALPGFGAKSEEKILLELENFETDPGRHPIWKTEETVAFIENLLTTISDVTEFSVAGSFRRTKETSKDLDFIVATDEPAKVKEQLLAGLPVKETIASGDTKVSVAVEVVEPIDVDFRLVAPDEFATALHHFTGSKDHNVRMRQLAKAKKEKISEYGVEQEDGSVLTFETEEAFFAHFDLPFIPPTVREDGREIDRIGELPSLVSLDDIRGDLHMHTTWSDGAHSIDEMINACQDRGYEYMVITDHSQYLKVANGLTLERLIEQNGKLREANKRHDGIEVMSGTEMDILPDGSLDFDDEVLAQLDFVIASIHSSFQQPQEQIMARILTAMKNPYVHMIAHPTGRIVGKRDGYNPDVEQILDWAKEYGKIVELNASPYRLDLAVEWLVMAQEKGVPVAINTDAHAIEGLEVMATGVRHAQKAWLKKDNVVNTWPLEKLRDFLKR; from the coding sequence ATGAATAAAAAAATCATTATCCGCACATTGGAAAATATTGCGTTATACATGGAATTAAAAGGGGACAATCCGTTTAAAGTATCGGCTTTCCGCAAAGCCGCCCAAGCACTTGAACTCGACCAGCGCAGCCTGGATGAGATTGAAGATGTCACGAAGCTGAAAGGCATTGGAAAAGGAACGGGCGATGTCATCACGGAATTGCTTACCGACGGCAAATCTTCTGTTCTCGAAGAACTCCAGGAAGAAGTGCCAAAAGGGCTTGTGCCAATGCTGAAACTGCAAGGGCTCGGCGGCAAAAAAATTGCCAAGCTCTACAAAGAACTCGGCGTGGATTCAATGGAATCTTTGAAGCAGGCGTGCATTGACGGGCGCGTACAGGCGCTTCCGGGATTCGGCGCAAAATCCGAAGAGAAAATCCTGCTTGAGCTGGAAAACTTCGAAACTGACCCGGGACGCCATCCGATCTGGAAAACGGAAGAAACTGTGGCATTCATCGAAAACTTGCTGACGACGATTTCCGATGTTACTGAGTTTTCAGTTGCCGGAAGCTTCCGCCGGACGAAAGAAACGAGCAAAGATCTCGACTTTATCGTAGCGACCGATGAACCGGCAAAAGTGAAAGAACAGCTGCTCGCCGGCTTGCCAGTAAAAGAAACCATCGCATCAGGGGACACGAAAGTCTCTGTTGCGGTAGAAGTGGTTGAGCCGATCGATGTCGATTTCCGCCTCGTTGCACCGGATGAATTTGCGACAGCGCTGCATCATTTTACCGGGTCCAAAGATCATAATGTCCGCATGCGCCAATTGGCCAAAGCGAAAAAAGAGAAAATCAGCGAATACGGCGTGGAACAGGAAGACGGTTCCGTGTTGACATTCGAAACAGAAGAGGCATTTTTCGCCCATTTCGATTTGCCTTTCATCCCGCCGACCGTGCGCGAAGATGGCCGTGAAATCGACCGCATTGGTGAATTGCCGTCGCTCGTCTCACTCGACGATATCCGCGGCGATTTGCATATGCACACAACCTGGTCGGACGGTGCGCATTCCATCGACGAAATGATCAATGCTTGTCAAGACCGCGGTTACGAATACATGGTCATCACCGATCATTCACAATACCTGAAAGTCGCGAACGGATTAACGCTTGAGCGCTTGATTGAACAAAACGGGAAATTGCGTGAGGCCAATAAACGCCATGATGGCATCGAAGTGATGTCCGGAACGGAAATGGACATCTTGCCGGATGGCAGTTTGGATTTTGACGACGAAGTGCTCGCGCAATTGGATTTTGTCATCGCGAGCATCCATTCCAGTTTCCAACAGCCGCAAGAACAGATCATGGCGCGCATTTTGACTGCGATGAAAAACCCATATGTGCATATGATCGCGCATCCGACCGGCCGCATCGTCGGAAAACGCGACGGCTATAATCCGGATGTTGAACAGATTTTGGATTGGGCGAAAGAATACGGCAAAATCGTTGAGTTAAACGCGAGCCCGTATCGCCTCGACCTCGCCGTCGAATGGCTGGTCATGGCACAGGAAAAAGGCGTGCCGGTCGCCATCAATACCGATGCCCATGCAATCGAAGGGCTGGAGGTCATGGCAACTGGCGTACGCCACGCGCAGAAAGCATGGCTCAAAAAAGACAACGTGGTCAATACCTGGCCGCTTGAGAAGTTACGAGATTTCTTGAAACGATAA
- a CDS encoding TrmH family RNA methyltransferase yields MKRIESLQNSLVKHWKKLSTTRKERDKFGEFLIEGFHLTEEALNKKDGIKGLIVREGTDIPDAWDIEGLELYVVTAQIAKEIAETEHTQGIFAHCTQLEYDESIQEQWQTLLLIDAVQDPGNVGTMIRTAAAAGIDAVVLGKGSADAYNPKTVRSAQGAHFQVPIVKGDLFDWVERLKSRDIPVYGTALYQSVPMYEAGSKERFALIVGNEGSGVEPQLLEQTDQNLMVPLYGPAESLNVAVATGILLYSLVPKTGV; encoded by the coding sequence ATGAAACGAATTGAATCATTGCAGAACTCACTCGTCAAACATTGGAAGAAACTGAGCACGACCCGTAAAGAGCGTGATAAATTCGGGGAATTTCTCATCGAAGGATTTCATTTGACGGAAGAGGCATTGAACAAGAAAGATGGCATCAAAGGCTTGATCGTCCGAGAAGGCACAGATATTCCGGATGCTTGGGACATTGAAGGACTGGAGCTTTATGTAGTGACGGCGCAGATCGCCAAGGAAATTGCGGAAACTGAGCATACGCAAGGGATATTCGCACATTGCACACAGTTGGAGTACGATGAATCTATTCAAGAGCAATGGCAGACCTTGCTCTTGATCGACGCCGTACAAGACCCTGGCAATGTCGGGACGATGATTCGCACCGCCGCAGCGGCCGGGATTGACGCTGTCGTTCTCGGCAAAGGTTCGGCGGATGCGTATAATCCGAAAACAGTCCGTTCGGCGCAAGGTGCGCATTTCCAAGTGCCGATCGTCAAAGGCGATTTATTCGACTGGGTTGAACGCTTAAAGAGCCGAGACATTCCGGTTTACGGAACGGCGCTTTACCAATCGGTGCCGATGTACGAAGCAGGGTCGAAAGAGCGGTTTGCGCTCATTGTCGGAAATGAAGGAAGCGGCGTCGAGCCCCAGCTTTTGGAGCAGACCGACCAGAATCTCATGGTGCCGCTTTACGGACCGGCAGAATCATTGAATGTAGCCGTAGCAACTGGAATTCTATTGTATAGCCTCGTTCCAAAAACTGGTGTTTGA
- the rnhC gene encoding ribonuclease HIII, with translation MTNSVLKLPEEALKRLISHYQNKEINTKNPHARFAAKLPDAMITVYTSGKVMFQGAGAERETAKWGAADKIKEKTATAKGDQLPPDFANRSVLGSDETGTGDFFGPITVAACYVPAQQVELAKELGVKDSKQLTDDYMRKIAPDLKAAFTYSVLTLDNEKYNQVQAQGWSQGKIKALLHNQALKHVLRKIAPEKPEAILIDQFAERGIYYRHIAKETDIIRENVLFSTKAENLHVSVACASIIARVAFLEEMDRLSTVAGVSLPKGAGAIVDEAAAKILLSRGETFLKSITKAHFANTKKAQALAAKKKRN, from the coding sequence ATGACCAATAGCGTCCTGAAACTGCCAGAAGAAGCCTTGAAACGGCTAATTTCACACTACCAGAATAAGGAAATAAACACCAAGAATCCCCATGCCCGCTTTGCCGCTAAATTGCCCGATGCGATGATTACCGTTTACACATCCGGCAAAGTCATGTTCCAAGGCGCTGGCGCTGAACGCGAAACAGCAAAATGGGGCGCTGCTGACAAGATCAAAGAGAAAACCGCAACAGCGAAAGGCGATCAATTGCCGCCCGATTTTGCCAACCGCTCTGTGCTCGGCTCAGATGAAACCGGCACAGGCGATTTTTTCGGCCCGATCACCGTCGCCGCCTGCTATGTGCCCGCACAGCAAGTTGAACTTGCAAAAGAACTCGGCGTCAAGGATTCCAAGCAATTGACGGATGATTATATGCGGAAAATCGCGCCAGATTTGAAAGCGGCGTTCACCTATAGCGTCCTAACCTTGGACAATGAGAAATACAATCAAGTGCAGGCGCAAGGCTGGTCGCAAGGCAAGATCAAAGCATTGCTCCACAATCAGGCACTGAAACATGTCTTGCGAAAGATAGCGCCGGAAAAACCCGAAGCGATCCTGATCGACCAATTCGCAGAGCGTGGCATCTACTATCGGCATATCGCCAAAGAAACAGACATCATCCGCGAGAATGTGCTGTTTTCCACGAAAGCGGAAAATCTTCATGTTTCGGTCGCCTGTGCATCGATCATTGCCCGTGTCGCTTTCTTAGAGGAAATGGACCGTCTCAGCACAGTTGCAGGCGTCTCTTTGCCAAAAGGCGCCGGCGCGATTGTTGACGAAGCAGCAGCGAAGATCCTGTTGTCGCGCGGCGAAACCTTCCTGAAAAGTATCACAAAAGCTCATTTTGCCAACACGAAAAAAGCGCAAGCTTTGGCAGCGAAGAAAAAACGCAATTAA
- the pheS gene encoding phenylalanine--tRNA ligase subunit alpha, with protein MEARLQELKNEALEKIQAAQTVKELTDVRVAYLGKKGPITDVLKGMGKLPAEERPKMGALANEVRAEVTESLEARMVLLEEQAINEKLQSETIDISLPGRPAKTGNPHPLTRVVEEIEDLFLSMGYEIAEGPEVEKDYYNFEALNLPKGHPARDMQDSFYITEDILLRTHTSPVQARTMETKGGEPIKIICPGKVYRRDNDDATHSHQFTQIEGLVVGEDIRMSDLKGTLSVFAKKMFGEDREIRLRPSFFPFTEPSVEMDISCFKCGGAGCNVCKKTGWIEILGAGMVHPNVLEMAGYDSKRLTGFAFGMGPERIAMLKYGIEDIRHFYTNDVRFLTQFQRTEL; from the coding sequence ATGGAAGCAAGATTGCAGGAATTGAAAAATGAAGCATTGGAGAAAATCCAAGCGGCGCAAACGGTCAAGGAATTGACGGACGTGCGCGTAGCGTATTTAGGGAAAAAAGGGCCGATCACCGATGTCTTGAAAGGCATGGGTAAATTACCAGCGGAAGAGCGCCCGAAAATGGGCGCGCTCGCAAACGAAGTGCGTGCGGAAGTGACAGAGTCGCTCGAAGCGCGCATGGTCCTTTTGGAAGAGCAGGCGATCAACGAAAAGCTGCAAAGCGAAACGATCGATATCTCCTTGCCAGGGCGCCCTGCGAAGACAGGCAATCCCCATCCGTTGACGCGAGTTGTCGAGGAAATCGAAGACTTGTTCTTGTCGATGGGCTACGAGATCGCAGAAGGCCCGGAAGTCGAAAAAGATTATTATAATTTCGAAGCACTCAATTTGCCGAAAGGGCATCCAGCACGCGATATGCAGGATTCCTTCTATATAACAGAAGATATTTTACTGCGTACGCATACGTCACCGGTACAGGCGCGCACGATGGAAACAAAAGGCGGAGAGCCGATCAAGATCATTTGCCCGGGCAAAGTCTATCGACGCGACAATGACGATGCAACTCATTCGCATCAGTTCACGCAAATCGAAGGGCTCGTTGTTGGCGAGGATATCCGCATGAGCGATTTGAAAGGGACTTTGTCCGTCTTTGCCAAGAAGATGTTCGGCGAAGATCGCGAAATCCGCCTGCGTCCGAGCTTCTTCCCGTTCACGGAGCCTTCCGTTGAAATGGATATTTCCTGCTTTAAATGCGGCGGGGCTGGCTGCAATGTCTGCAAAAAGACCGGCTGGATCGAAATTCTGGGCGCTGGCATGGTGCATCCGAACGTTCTGGAAATGGCCGGCTATGATTCGAAGCGCCTCACAGGATTTGCATTCGGCATGGGGCCGGAGCGTATTGCGATGCTGAAATACGGCATCGAGGACATCCGCCATTTCTACACGAACGACGTGCGTTTCTTAACGCAATTTCAACGGACGGAACTTTAA
- the pheT gene encoding phenylalanine--tRNA ligase subunit beta, producing the protein MLVSTKWLKEYINTQDLPPAELGEKITRAGIEVDAVIDRSEGLANLVVGYVTDCVKHPEADKLSICQVDVGGGEIDQIICGAPNIAKGQSVIVARPGAKLPGGMKIKKAKLRGEISNGMICSLQELGIETKLVPKSYAEGIYVLPEKAEPGTDVLSYLDLDDTVLELGLTPNRADAMSMLGVAYEVGAILGEEVSLPEIEYAEAADSAESMLSLEVDAPEANPLYVAKVVRNVKVKESPLWLQQRLMAAGVRPHNNVVDVTNYILMEYGQPLHAFDYDSLGSGNITVRQAKEGEKITTLDDTERTLSAHQLVITNGTDPVALAGVMGGANSEVSDETTTVVIESAYFASDSIRRTSKEHNLRSDASSRYEKGVDPNRVIPAAERAAQLLAELAEGEVLAGSLIFDQLDKKERVVKVSPDFINSRLGMKIRLEDMLDILSRLKFNTEAANNQLIIEVPTRRQDIQIEEDVVEEIARLYGYDEIPATLPRTDATPGGLSPYQAKRRISRHFLEGAGLLQATTYSLTSEAAATQFALEPTETTHLLMPMSEERSILRQSLLPHLLESLSYNTARRTDSAALYETGSVFLKGQDELLDEQEHLAIVMTGLWLDHSWQGEKKAVDFFVAKGIVEGLAEKLGLELSFERGEMDGLHPGRTAFILLDGKRIGVIGALHPSEQKKRDLKETIVVELNLATLLTRETEALIYTQVSRYPTISRDVALVLSNIVEAQTIEGVIRKAGGKLLKDVRVFDLYEGDRMDEGKKSLAFSLRYFDPEKTLTDEEVNAAHEKIIKALTESGAELR; encoded by the coding sequence ATGTTAGTATCGACAAAATGGTTGAAAGAATATATAAATACACAAGATTTGCCCCCAGCAGAACTCGGGGAAAAAATCACGCGCGCAGGAATCGAAGTTGACGCCGTAATCGACCGTTCGGAAGGACTGGCGAATTTGGTCGTCGGTTATGTAACGGATTGCGTGAAGCATCCGGAAGCCGATAAACTATCGATTTGCCAAGTAGATGTAGGTGGCGGGGAAATCGACCAGATCATTTGCGGCGCTCCGAATATCGCTAAAGGGCAGTCGGTTATCGTGGCGCGTCCGGGCGCGAAACTTCCAGGCGGCATGAAAATCAAAAAAGCGAAGCTGCGTGGAGAAATATCGAACGGCATGATCTGCTCGCTTCAGGAACTGGGCATTGAAACGAAACTTGTGCCAAAAAGCTATGCAGAAGGCATTTATGTCTTGCCTGAAAAAGCAGAGCCCGGCACAGATGTGTTGTCTTATCTGGACTTGGACGATACGGTCCTTGAACTTGGCCTCACGCCGAACCGTGCGGATGCGATGAGCATGCTCGGTGTCGCTTATGAAGTCGGCGCCATTTTGGGAGAAGAGGTTAGCTTGCCGGAAATCGAATATGCTGAAGCGGCAGACTCAGCGGAAAGCATGCTGTCGCTCGAAGTGGATGCACCAGAAGCGAACCCTCTTTATGTCGCGAAAGTCGTGCGCAACGTCAAAGTGAAGGAATCCCCGCTTTGGCTGCAACAGCGCTTGATGGCTGCCGGCGTGCGCCCGCATAATAATGTCGTAGACGTGACAAACTATATTTTGATGGAATACGGCCAGCCGCTTCATGCGTTTGACTATGATTCCCTTGGTTCTGGAAACATCACCGTTCGCCAGGCAAAAGAAGGCGAAAAAATCACAACCCTTGATGACACGGAACGCACCTTATCTGCGCATCAATTGGTCATCACCAACGGCACAGACCCTGTTGCACTTGCCGGTGTCATGGGTGGTGCAAATTCGGAAGTGAGCGACGAGACGACAACGGTCGTCATCGAGTCCGCTTATTTTGCTTCAGATTCGATTCGCCGTACGTCGAAAGAACATAACTTGAGAAGCGATGCAAGCTCACGCTATGAAAAAGGCGTCGACCCGAACCGCGTCATCCCGGCTGCGGAACGTGCTGCACAATTATTGGCTGAATTGGCGGAAGGCGAAGTACTTGCCGGATCGCTCATCTTCGACCAGCTCGATAAAAAAGAGCGCGTTGTCAAAGTTTCTCCGGACTTCATCAATAGCCGCCTTGGCATGAAGATCCGCCTGGAAGACATGCTCGATATCCTCAGCCGTTTGAAGTTCAATACGGAAGCGGCGAACAACCAATTGATCATTGAAGTGCCAACGCGCCGACAAGATATCCAGATTGAAGAGGATGTCGTGGAAGAAATCGCACGCCTTTACGGTTACGACGAGATTCCGGCAACGTTGCCACGTACCGATGCTACACCTGGCGGATTGAGCCCTTACCAGGCGAAACGCCGCATTTCACGCCATTTCCTTGAAGGGGCTGGGCTGCTTCAAGCTACAACCTATTCCTTGACCTCGGAAGCTGCTGCGACGCAATTTGCGCTGGAGCCGACGGAAACAACCCATCTGTTGATGCCGATGAGCGAAGAGCGCAGCATTTTGCGCCAAAGTTTATTGCCTCATTTGCTCGAATCGCTTTCGTACAATACGGCCCGCCGCACCGATTCGGCAGCTTTGTATGAAACGGGTTCGGTGTTCTTGAAAGGGCAGGATGAACTGCTCGATGAACAAGAACATTTGGCGATCGTCATGACGGGACTGTGGCTCGACCATAGCTGGCAGGGCGAAAAGAAAGCTGTCGACTTTTTCGTGGCAAAAGGCATCGTGGAAGGACTTGCTGAAAAGCTGGGCCTTGAATTGTCATTCGAACGCGGCGAAATGGACGGTTTGCATCCAGGCAGAACCGCATTCATCCTGCTCGATGGCAAGCGCATCGGTGTCATTGGCGCCTTGCACCCGTCCGAGCAGAAAAAACGCGATTTGAAAGAAACGATCGTGGTGGAATTGAACTTGGCGACGTTGCTGACGCGCGAAACGGAAGCGCTTATCTATACACAGGTATCCCGCTACCCGACGATTTCTCGCGACGTGGCGTTGGTCTTGTCGAATATCGTGGAAGCGCAGACGATTGAAGGAGTCATCCGTAAAGCGGGCGGCAAGCTTTTGAAAGATGTCCGCGTCTTCGACCTATACGAAGGCGACCGCATGGATGAAGGCAAGAAATCCTTGGCGTTCTCGCTAAGATATTTCGACCCAGAGAAAACACTGACCGATGAAGAAGTGAACGCAGCGCATGAGAAAATCATCAAAGCGCTCACGGAATCAGGAGCGGAACTCCGTTAA
- a CDS encoding CvpA family protein, with protein sequence MLDLILLVLLLAGILVGFKRGLVLQFLHMVGFVVALIVAYTYYKPLSENFVLWVPYPTVDETSRFAMAFEQLNLDQTFYQLLAFALIFFVVKFLLTLIASMFDFIKYIPVLGFLSRIFGAVLGLIEAHILLFIGLYVFALLPVDVIQNQIDNSGIARAILEHTPYFSEKVKEWWYIYM encoded by the coding sequence ATGCTTGATTTAATCTTATTGGTATTGCTTCTGGCGGGAATTTTGGTCGGCTTTAAGCGAGGGCTAGTGCTGCAGTTTCTGCACATGGTCGGCTTTGTTGTCGCGCTCATTGTCGCCTATACGTATTATAAACCGCTATCGGAAAACTTTGTGTTATGGGTTCCATACCCAACAGTCGACGAAACCTCGCGCTTTGCGATGGCTTTCGAACAATTGAATCTGGACCAAACTTTTTATCAGCTATTGGCATTTGCACTTATTTTCTTCGTTGTGAAATTTTTGCTGACGCTGATTGCATCGATGTTCGATTTCATCAAATACATACCGGTGCTCGGCTTCCTAAGCCGGATTTTCGGTGCTGTCCTTGGGCTCATCGAAGCACACATCCTGTTGTTCATCGGCTTGTATGTATTTGCGCTATTGCCAGTCGATGTCATTCAAAACCAAATCGACAACTCCGGAATTGCACGCGCGATCCTGGAGCATACGCCTTATTTCTCTGAGAAAGTGAAGGAATGGTGGTATATTTATATGTAG
- a CDS encoding IS1182 family transposase, which translates to MCNPKITSSNYNTEQAAFPLALGEGTGVPLSKKASPTFIPYNNQQGFAIFDIQDLVPANHVARVIDEMVELIDDELFFAHYKGGGRSSFHPKMMTKVILYAYSKKIYSSRGIEETLTEHIPSMWLAAGQQPDHRTINRFRSDHLKAMMDSLFEQMIHQLIEQNYITMEHYFLDGTKIEADANKYSFVWKKATQNFEGKLKVKIAETIQHIHELAAAEAIPLNEQVEEATPEQLEEMAEAMEEQIDAFTEALDLEDDTEKRKQLRSKRSEWKKPVKAIREDFLPRLEKYSQYHEIFGDRNSFSKTDPDATFMRMKDDHMKNGQLKAAYNVQMATENQFILYYSIHQRPTDTRCFLPHLEKLAASSLPMPKTVIADAGYGSEENYLYALGDEKEPHFDFLIPYGMYLKEKSASYKKNIKHAKNWTYLEEEDCFICPNGRRVAFKKYLNKKNASGYEQNLKIYECEDCSDCPLKALCTKAKGNRQVQWNPIYEEMKAKAKAALEDETKTQIYAQRKIDVESVFGHIKGNRSFRRFLLRGLEKVHTEFGIVALAHNLLKVAGMRRLLSVTSPINEKQTEKKKFFFSVCFILGAYGTAPAFFNCVFSSLPKLALFSCWQNELL; encoded by the coding sequence ATGTGCAATCCGAAGATTACTTCCTCAAATTATAACACTGAACAAGCCGCATTTCCACTCGCTCTGGGAGAAGGAACTGGCGTTCCGCTATCCAAAAAAGCGAGTCCTACGTTCATTCCCTATAACAACCAACAAGGCTTTGCCATCTTTGATATACAAGATCTTGTGCCAGCCAACCATGTCGCCCGGGTCATCGACGAAATGGTGGAATTGATTGATGATGAGCTGTTTTTCGCGCACTATAAAGGCGGCGGAAGAAGCTCTTTCCATCCAAAGATGATGACCAAAGTTATCCTTTACGCTTATTCGAAGAAAATCTATTCTTCTCGAGGTATTGAAGAAACACTTACTGAACACATTCCGTCCATGTGGCTCGCAGCTGGCCAACAACCAGATCACCGAACGATTAACCGGTTCCGTTCGGACCACTTAAAAGCGATGATGGACTCCCTTTTTGAACAGATGATTCACCAGCTGATCGAACAGAACTACATCACTATGGAGCATTATTTTTTGGATGGCACCAAAATTGAAGCTGATGCCAATAAGTATTCATTCGTCTGGAAAAAAGCGACACAGAATTTCGAAGGCAAGTTGAAGGTAAAGATTGCCGAAACGATTCAGCATATCCATGAACTGGCCGCAGCTGAAGCGATTCCACTCAACGAACAGGTAGAAGAAGCAACGCCTGAACAGCTGGAAGAAATGGCGGAAGCCATGGAAGAACAGATTGACGCATTCACGGAAGCCCTTGATCTGGAAGACGATACCGAAAAACGAAAGCAACTCCGGTCCAAGCGCAGTGAGTGGAAAAAGCCGGTCAAAGCGATTCGCGAAGATTTCCTTCCGCGTCTGGAGAAATATAGTCAGTACCACGAGATCTTCGGTGATCGAAACAGCTTTTCGAAAACAGACCCGGATGCGACCTTTATGCGAATGAAAGATGATCACATGAAAAATGGTCAATTGAAAGCAGCTTATAATGTACAAATGGCCACAGAAAATCAGTTCATTCTTTATTATTCGATACATCAGCGACCAACGGACACGCGCTGTTTTCTTCCGCATCTGGAGAAACTAGCGGCTTCCAGCCTGCCCATGCCGAAGACGGTCATTGCCGATGCAGGCTATGGCAGTGAAGAGAATTACCTGTATGCGTTGGGCGATGAAAAAGAGCCGCATTTCGACTTTCTCATTCCATATGGAATGTATCTGAAGGAAAAATCAGCGAGTTACAAGAAGAATATCAAACACGCGAAAAATTGGACATACCTAGAGGAGGAAGATTGTTTCATCTGTCCGAATGGTCGGCGTGTCGCATTTAAAAAATACCTGAATAAAAAGAATGCCTCCGGTTACGAACAAAACTTAAAAATCTATGAATGCGAAGACTGTTCGGATTGTCCGTTAAAAGCCCTCTGCACGAAAGCAAAAGGCAACCGACAAGTCCAATGGAATCCCATTTATGAAGAAATGAAAGCGAAGGCCAAAGCAGCTCTTGAAGATGAAACGAAGACACAAATCTACGCCCAACGCAAAATTGACGTAGAAAGTGTGTTCGGTCATATCAAGGGCAATCGGTCGTTCCGCCGATTTCTCCTCCGGGGCTTAGAGAAAGTGCATACAGAGTTCGGGATTGTGGCATTGGCCCACAACCTCCTGAAAGTAGCCGGCATGCGCCGGCTACTTTCAGTGACCTCACCAATAAATGAAAAACAGACGGAGAAAAAGAAATTCTTTTTCTCCGTCTGCTTTATTTTAGGGGCTTATGGGACAGCCCCAGCTTTTTTTAATTGCGTTTTTTCTTCGCTGCCAAAGCTTGCGCTTTTTTCGTGTTGGCAAAATGAGCTTTTGTGA
- the zapA gene encoding cell division protein ZapA, with amino-acid sequence MQEQHKIRTVVDIYGHTYKMLGTETSGHMRLVASMVDSKMREINAANPSLDQAKLAVLTAVNATHEYLKLKEQLEQMEIELNNLKG; translated from the coding sequence TTGCAAGAGCAGCATAAAATTCGCACTGTCGTTGATATATATGGCCATACATACAAGATGCTCGGTACTGAGACATCCGGCCATATGAGGCTTGTCGCTTCCATGGTCGACAGCAAGATGCGGGAGATCAACGCCGCCAATCCATCGCTTGACCAAGCGAAACTAGCCGTATTGACCGCGGTAAATGCGACACATGAATATCTTAAACTGAAAGAGCAGCTAGAACAAATGGAAATTGAATTGAATAACTTGAAGGGCTGA